A window of Numenius arquata chromosome 6, bNumArq3.hap1.1, whole genome shotgun sequence contains these coding sequences:
- the RPS6KL1 gene encoding ribosomal protein S6 kinase-like 1 gives MSRPEAEPCSRALAQARVYLGQLRSRVSPAGPEGGGRRDYLVEAARQLRLALERDVSEDYEEAFNHYQNGVDVLLRGVQVDPNKERREAVKRKITQYLRRAEEIFNCHLQRAAGGGNPTATGYSSLRFRPIRTLSSAVENLRRCKVVGVIDKVQIVQDPATGGTFVLKSLPKSHVETRERQTIIPHGVPFMVKLLCYYVSEDSIFLHLEHVQGETLWSHLRSKYCVQQGSANSNTVQALRNHGREDGVGSSQGSSQVSIFSARMGADLPGSTTHQVLGNTNALPPREQSPNTTDPGSGNHCQLHPTPTNGMRAASGGQELSMTQAMSGIMDHVPAASAKDPSHLTNQGLVIYPWDTLTSGTGCVSEREASQQDPGPCAGGRLPQTPVPIPKTVGGGQLGAGEPPSQEVSEVPWARPLLTSLGQRQLRAGVAPSSFGKPHGPDPAARGASLTYGWLREQPLSGQCQSLASRGHGQRVWAVKEEQVQLWAAEILLALEGLHQQGVLCRDLNPRNLLLDAAGHVRLTFFGQWTEVEPQCCSQAREELYSAPEVGGITEPTEAADCWSFGSLLYELLTGVPLHQNHPSGIQPHTQLHLPEGLSLAAMSLLTELLQYNPKRRLGSGGGGMAKLKSHAFFSTIPWNKLVG, from the exons ATGAGCCGGCCGGAGGCCGAGCCCTGCTCCCGGGCGCTGGCGCAGGCCCGCGTCTACCTGGGGCAGCTGCGGAGCCGCGTCTCGCCGGCGGGGCCcgagggcggcgggcggcgggactACCTGGTGGAGGCGGCGCGGCAGCTGCGGCTGGCACTGGAGCGGGACGTCAGCGAGGACTACGAGGAGGCCTTCAACCACTACCAGAACGGCGTGGACGTGCTGCTCCGCGGCGTGCAGG TTGACCCCAACAAGGAGCGTCGGGAGGCCGTGAAGCGGAAGATCACACAGTACCTGAGGCGTGCAGAGGAGATCTTCAACTGCCACCTCCAGCGGGCTGCGGGGGGTGGTAACCCCACTGCCAcg GGTTACAGCAGCCTGCGCTTCCGGCCGATCAGGACGCTGAGCTCGGCAGTGGAGAACCTGAGACGGTGTAAGGTTGTGGGGGTGATCGATAAG GTGCAGATTGTCCAGGATCCAGCCACTGGTGGGACCTTTGTACTTAAG AGCCTCCCCAAATCCCATGTTGAGACCCGTGAGCGACAGACTATCATCCCTCATGGGGTTCCCTTCATGGTCAAGCTGCTGTGCTACTATGTGAGTGAGGACTCCATCTTCCTCCACCTGGAGCACGTGCAGG GGGAGACACTGTGGTCTCACCTCCGCtccaagtactgtgtccagcagGGCTCTGCCAATTCAAACACCGTTCAAGCCCTGAGGAACCATGGCAGAGAGGATGGCGTGGGAagctcccagggcagcagccaagtctccatcttctctgctcGAATGGGCGCTGACCTCCCAGGCTCTACAACCCACCAAGTACTGGGAAACACCAATGCCTTGCCCCCTCGGGAGCAGTCCCCCAACACCACAGACCCTGGCTCAGGGAACCACTGCCAGCTTCACCCCACTCCCACCAATGGCATGAGGGCTGCATCTGGAGGGCAGGAGCTAAGCATGACCCAGGCTATGTCTGGCATCATGGACCATGTTCCAGCAGCGTCAGCCAAAGACCCCAGCCACCTTACCAACCAGGGCCTCGTGATCTATCCCTGGGACACTCTAACCAGCGGCACGGGCTGCGTCTCAGAGAGAGAAGCCTCCCAACAAGACCCTGGGCCATGTGCTGGTGGAAGGCTTCCCCAGACACCCGTTCCCATACCAAAGACTGTGGGAGGGGGCCAGCTAGGGGCAGGGGAGCCGCCGTCTCAGGAAGTGTCTGAGGTCCCCTGGGCTCGGCCTCTACTGACCTCCTTGGGTCAGAGGCAGCTTCGTGCAGGAGTTGCCCCGTCCAGCTTTGGCAAGCCACATGGGCCTGATCCAGCAGCACGGGGGGCAAGCCTGACCTATGGCTGGCTCAGAGAGCAGCCACTCTCAGGACAGTGCCAGTCCCTGGCTTCCCGTGGGCATGGCCAGAGAGTGTGGGCTGTGAAGGAGGAGCAGGTGcagctgtgggcagcagaaaTCCTCCTGGCCTTAGAGGGACTTCACCAACAGGGTGTATTGTGCCGGGACCTCAACCCCAGGAACCTGCTCCTTGATGCAGCTG gtcACGTCCGTCTCACCTTCTTTGGCCAGTGGACAGAGGTGGAGCCCCAGTGCTGCAGCCAGGCACGGGAAGAGCTGTACAGTGCCCCAG AAGTGGGGGGGATCACGGAGCCCACCGAAGCAGCTGACTGCTGGAGCTTTGGCTCTCTCTTGTACGAGTTGCTGACAGGCGTG ccaCTGCACCAAAACCACCCTTCAGGGATTCAACCTCACACCCAGTTGCATCTGCCGGAGGGGCTCAGCCTGGCCGCTATGTCGCTGCTCACAGAG ctcctgcagtaCAACCCAAAGCGGCGCTTGGGCTCTGGAGGAGGTGGCATGGCAAAGCTGAAGTCCCATGCCTTCTTCAGCACCATCCCCTGGAACAAGCTGGTGGGCTAG